The proteins below are encoded in one region of Pseudomonas putida S13.1.2:
- the glgA gene encoding glycogen synthase GlgA, producing the protein MISAAVEPHVDSFKPDNREPLTPDFATTGKAPGAQRQHNPNMRKILFVTSEIADLVKTGGLGDVSAALPRALAHLHDVRVLIPGYRQVMESDNPIHIVGELGGHAALPPCKIGRMDMADGLVIYVLICPELYQRDGTPYGANNGRDWPDNHIRFARLGLAAAEIAAGEGKIHWKPEVVHAHDWPAGLAPAYMHWRGLNTPTLFTIHNLAYQGVYSRGCSPELAIPDHAMQQEGMEFYGKLSFLKAGLAYSSHITTVSATYAREITTPEFGCGLDGFLASKAQQGLLGGIPNGIDESWDSATDKHLQHNFSINDWEGKARNTHEVRELFGLEASEGPLFAVVSRLVYQKGLDLTLGVADYIVEQGGQIAIIGRGEPEEEQAMRELALRHPGRIGVRIGFNETDARRMFAGSDFLLMPSRYEPCGLSQMYAQRFGSLPVARNTGGLADTIECGVTGFLFNESTVESYREALSRAFYVYGKKDLLNAMRCLSMTQPFNWCQAVEPYARLYEDLVKQAQLSHY; encoded by the coding sequence ATGATCAGTGCCGCTGTCGAGCCTCACGTAGATTCATTCAAACCGGACAACCGCGAGCCGCTCACCCCGGATTTCGCCACGACAGGCAAGGCACCCGGCGCCCAGCGCCAGCACAACCCGAACATGCGCAAGATTCTTTTCGTCACTTCGGAGATTGCAGACCTGGTAAAGACCGGCGGCCTGGGCGACGTGTCCGCCGCCCTGCCCCGTGCCCTGGCACACTTGCATGATGTACGGGTGCTGATCCCTGGTTACCGCCAGGTAATGGAAAGCGACAACCCGATCCACATCGTGGGCGAACTGGGCGGCCACGCGGCCCTGCCGCCCTGCAAGATCGGGCGCATGGACATGGCCGACGGCCTGGTCATCTATGTACTGATCTGCCCCGAGCTGTACCAGCGCGACGGCACCCCCTATGGCGCCAACAACGGCCGTGACTGGCCCGACAACCACATCCGCTTCGCCCGCCTGGGCCTGGCGGCTGCCGAAATCGCGGCTGGCGAAGGCAAGATCCACTGGAAACCGGAAGTGGTTCACGCGCATGACTGGCCCGCTGGCCTGGCGCCCGCCTACATGCATTGGCGCGGGCTGAACACGCCTACGCTGTTCACCATCCACAACCTGGCTTACCAGGGTGTGTACAGCCGTGGTTGCAGCCCGGAGCTGGCGATTCCCGACCACGCCATGCAGCAGGAAGGCATGGAGTTCTACGGCAAGCTGTCGTTCCTCAAGGCTGGCCTGGCTTACTCCAGCCATATCACCACGGTCAGCGCCACCTATGCCCGGGAAATCACCACCCCGGAATTCGGCTGCGGCCTGGACGGTTTTCTCGCCAGCAAAGCCCAGCAAGGCCTGCTCGGCGGCATCCCCAACGGCATCGACGAAAGCTGGGACTCGGCCACCGACAAGCACCTGCAGCACAACTTCAGCATCAACGACTGGGAAGGCAAGGCGCGCAACACCCATGAAGTGCGCGAGCTGTTCGGCCTGGAAGCCAGCGAAGGCCCGTTGTTTGCCGTGGTGTCACGCCTGGTGTACCAGAAGGGCCTGGACCTGACCTTGGGCGTGGCCGACTACATCGTCGAACAAGGCGGGCAGATTGCGATCATCGGCCGTGGCGAGCCGGAAGAAGAACAGGCCATGCGCGAGCTTGCGCTGCGCCACCCCGGGCGCATTGGCGTGCGCATCGGCTTCAACGAAACCGACGCCCGGCGCATGTTCGCCGGCAGCGACTTCTTGCTGATGCCGTCGCGCTACGAGCCCTGCGGCCTCAGCCAGATGTACGCGCAACGCTTCGGCTCGCTGCCGGTAGCGCGCAACACCGGCGGCCTGGCCGACACCATCGAGTGCGGCGTCACGGGCTTCCTGTTCAACGAGTCGACGGTCGAGAGCTACCGCGAGGCGCTCAGCCGTGCCTTCTATGTGTACGGCAAGAAGGACTTGCTGAACGCCATGCGCTGCCTGTCGATGACCCAGCCGTTCAACTGGTGCCAGGCGGTTGAACCCTACGCCCGCCTGTACGAGGACCTGGTCAAACAGGCACAACTGAGCCACTACTGA
- a CDS encoding DUF6026 family protein, with product MGTLMPATPTQTLYVSVRRDELRKLKDERDQLRQQVAQLNLLLAQQRAGDKAPSL from the coding sequence ATGGGTACCTTGATGCCTGCAACCCCAACCCAGACCCTCTATGTCTCCGTGCGCCGTGATGAGCTGCGTAAACTGAAGGACGAACGTGACCAACTGCGCCAACAGGTCGCCCAGTTGAACCTGCTGCTGGCGCAACAGCGCGCTGGCGACAAGGCTCCAAGCCTCTAG
- the gnd gene encoding phosphogluconate dehydrogenase (NAD(+)-dependent, decarboxylating), whose product MQLGIVGLGRMGGNIARRLMRAGHRTVVHDRNREAITGLEGEGAQGAHDLGALVQKLKAPRAVWVMLPAGEPTEQTIAQLADLLEPGDAIIDGGNTFYKDDMRRAAELAKRGLHYLDVGTSGGVWGLDRGYCMMIGGEKDVFERLEPLFKALAPGVGDIPRTHGRSGEHQRAEHGYIHAGPPGAGHYVKMVHNGIEYGLMQAYAEGFDLLRSKGGNELPQDQRFDLNVAEIAEVWRRGSVVTSWLLDLTADALVADPQLSQFSGSVSDSGEGRWTIDAAVEQAVPVPVLSSALFARFRSRQQQGTYGDKILSAMRLGFGGHVEKKGE is encoded by the coding sequence ATGCAATTGGGAATCGTCGGGCTGGGCCGCATGGGCGGCAATATCGCAAGGCGCCTGATGCGCGCCGGCCACCGCACCGTGGTGCACGACCGCAACCGTGAGGCCATTACCGGGCTGGAGGGCGAGGGCGCCCAAGGCGCGCACGACCTCGGTGCGCTGGTACAAAAGCTCAAAGCCCCGCGCGCAGTATGGGTAATGCTGCCGGCAGGTGAGCCCACCGAGCAGACCATCGCGCAGTTGGCCGACCTGCTGGAACCGGGCGATGCGATCATCGACGGCGGCAATACCTTCTACAAGGACGACATGCGCCGCGCTGCCGAGCTGGCAAAACGCGGCCTGCATTACCTGGACGTCGGCACTTCTGGCGGCGTATGGGGCCTGGACCGTGGCTACTGCATGATGATCGGCGGCGAAAAGGACGTGTTCGAGCGCCTGGAGCCACTGTTCAAGGCGCTGGCCCCGGGCGTGGGTGACATCCCGCGTACTCATGGCCGCAGCGGCGAGCACCAGCGCGCCGAGCATGGCTATATACACGCCGGCCCGCCCGGGGCCGGGCACTACGTGAAAATGGTGCATAACGGTATCGAGTACGGCCTGATGCAGGCCTATGCCGAAGGCTTCGACCTGCTGCGCAGCAAAGGCGGCAACGAGCTGCCGCAAGACCAGCGCTTTGACCTGAACGTGGCCGAGATCGCCGAAGTGTGGCGGCGTGGCAGCGTGGTGACCTCATGGCTGCTCGACCTCACCGCCGATGCCTTGGTGGCCGACCCGCAGCTGTCGCAGTTCAGTGGCTCGGTATCTGACAGTGGCGAAGGCCGCTGGACCATCGATGCCGCCGTCGAGCAGGCGGTGCCGGTGCCGGTGCTGTCCAGCGCACTGTTTGCGCGCTTCCGCTCGCGCCAGCAGCAGGGCACGTATGGTGACAAGATCCTTTCGGCCATGCGCCTGGGCTTCGGTGGCCACGTCGAGAAGAAAGGCGAATGA
- the zwf gene encoding glucose-6-phosphate dehydrogenase — translation MTKQTIPAAPPCTLFLFGANGDLVKRLLMPALYNLSRDGLLDRNLRIVGVDHNPASAEDFAARLHAFMLERDKGGEGGAKCLDEKLWARLAKRLDYQTGDFLDPATYQALAKRIDKTSHGNAIFYLATSPRFFPEVAQRLGQAGLLDESGGGFRRVVVEKPFGTDLASAEALNACLLKVMGERQIYRIDHYLGKETVQNILVSRFSNGLFESFWNNHYIDHVQITAAETVGVETRGAFYDSTGALRDMVPNHLFQLLAMVAMEPPAAFGADAVRGEKAKVVGAIRPWSTKMALKNSVRGQYSAGKQGRKQLPGYRQEANVAPDSQTETYVALKVMIDNWRWAGVPFYLRTGKRMSVRDTEIAICFKPAPYAQFRESELERPKPNYLKIQIQPNEGMWFDLQAKRPGPELVMENVEMGFAYKDFFKMTPATGYETLIYDCLTGDQTLFQRADNIENGWRAVQPFLDAWAQASEVHEYPAGEDGPEAGNELLTRDKREWHRLG, via the coding sequence ATGACCAAACAGACCATTCCAGCCGCTCCTCCCTGTACCCTGTTCCTGTTTGGCGCCAATGGCGACCTGGTCAAGCGCCTGCTGATGCCGGCGCTGTACAACCTCAGCCGCGACGGTTTGCTGGACCGCAACCTGCGCATTGTCGGCGTCGACCACAACCCGGCCAGCGCCGAGGATTTCGCCGCGCGCCTGCATGCGTTCATGCTCGAGCGTGACAAAGGCGGCGAGGGCGGCGCCAAGTGCCTGGACGAAAAGCTTTGGGCACGCCTGGCCAAGCGCCTGGATTACCAGACGGGCGATTTCCTCGACCCGGCCACTTACCAGGCCCTCGCCAAGCGCATCGACAAAACCAGCCACGGCAATGCCATCTTCTACCTGGCCACCTCGCCGCGCTTCTTCCCCGAGGTGGCGCAGCGCCTGGGGCAGGCCGGCTTGCTCGACGAGTCTGGCGGCGGCTTTCGCCGCGTGGTGGTCGAAAAGCCATTTGGCACCGACCTGGCCAGCGCCGAGGCGCTCAACGCCTGCCTGTTGAAAGTGATGGGCGAACGGCAGATCTACCGCATCGACCATTACCTGGGCAAAGAGACGGTGCAGAACATTCTGGTCAGCCGCTTCTCCAACGGCCTGTTCGAATCGTTCTGGAACAACCACTACATCGACCACGTGCAGATCACCGCTGCGGAAACGGTCGGCGTCGAAACCCGTGGTGCGTTCTACGACAGCACCGGAGCCCTGCGCGACATGGTCCCCAACCACCTGTTCCAGTTGCTGGCAATGGTGGCGATGGAGCCGCCGGCCGCGTTCGGCGCTGACGCGGTGCGCGGCGAAAAGGCCAAGGTGGTCGGTGCTATTCGCCCATGGTCGACAAAAATGGCCCTGAAGAACTCGGTGCGTGGCCAGTACAGTGCCGGCAAGCAGGGGCGCAAGCAGCTGCCCGGCTACCGCCAGGAGGCCAACGTGGCGCCTGACAGCCAGACCGAAACCTACGTGGCGCTGAAGGTGATGATCGACAACTGGCGTTGGGCCGGCGTGCCGTTCTACTTGCGTACCGGCAAGCGCATGAGCGTGCGTGACACCGAAATTGCCATCTGCTTCAAGCCTGCTCCCTATGCGCAGTTCCGCGAGTCAGAGCTGGAGCGGCCCAAGCCCAACTACCTGAAAATCCAGATTCAGCCCAACGAAGGCATGTGGTTCGACCTGCAGGCCAAACGGCCCGGCCCGGAGCTGGTGATGGAGAACGTCGAGATGGGCTTTGCCTACAAGGACTTCTTCAAGATGACCCCGGCGACCGGCTACGAGACGCTGATCTACGACTGCCTGACCGGTGACCAGACCCTGTTCCAGCGGGCTGACAACATCGAGAACGGCTGGCGGGCGGTGCAGCCGTTTCTCGATGCCTGGGCGCAGGCCAGCGAGGTGCATGAGTACCCGGCCGGTGAAGACGGGCCGGAAGCCGGCAATGAATTGCTGACCCGCGACAAGCGCGAGTGGCACCGCTTGGGGTGA
- a CDS encoding glycoside hydrolase family 15 protein yields the protein MPAHIEDYALLGNCHSAALVSRDGSLDWLCLPRFDAPAVFAALLGNEENGRWRVAPCDPVEHSSRQYLNDTLVLETTWVTATGRARVLDFMPLGDVNSVVRIVEGLSGETNFEMDLVMRFDYGRSVPWVERLAPLTLSAVAGPDRLILCSTVPPHALDHHTVARFRVGTGERQIFSLRHQPSHLPVQPDCDIDQAFAQTVEQWQAFAARCPQVGPYTPLVRRSLLTLKAMTYAPTGGIVAAVTTSLPERVGGERNWDYRFCWLRDATMTLLAFMNLGYFDEAQAWREWLLRSVAGNPEQMQIMYGLAGERDLQEYTLPWLAGYEHSQPVRVGNAASQQMQLDIYGELADAMSQAIKGGLPRHPRSAAISRLIMPYVERIWREPDEGIWEVRGGRQQFVHSKVMAWVAFDRAAGLADTTEEGRERGDHYRQVADEIHREVCEQGLDPSGQFFVQAYGSTEMDASLLQIALTGFLPADDPRFLRTLEQVEQRLLKNGLLMRYDSDSCSDGLTPGEGTFLVCSFWLADVYVLLGRQAEAEALYQHLTGLSNDLGLLAEQYDPAGQRMLGNFPQAFSHIGIINTALNLHRAQCPVRDRARCG from the coding sequence ATGCCCGCCCATATCGAAGATTACGCTCTGCTGGGCAACTGCCACAGCGCCGCCCTGGTCAGTCGCGATGGCTCGCTTGACTGGCTGTGCCTGCCCCGTTTCGACGCCCCCGCCGTATTCGCCGCACTGCTGGGCAACGAAGAAAACGGCCGCTGGCGCGTGGCCCCCTGCGACCCGGTCGAGCACAGCAGCCGCCAATACCTGAACGACACCCTCGTGCTGGAAACCACCTGGGTCACTGCCACCGGCCGTGCCCGGGTGCTCGACTTCATGCCACTGGGCGACGTCAATTCGGTGGTGCGGATCGTCGAGGGTCTCAGTGGCGAAACCAATTTTGAGATGGACCTGGTCATGCGCTTCGACTACGGTCGCAGTGTGCCATGGGTGGAACGGCTCGCCCCACTGACCCTCAGCGCCGTTGCCGGCCCTGACCGGCTGATCCTGTGCAGCACCGTCCCCCCGCATGCACTCGACCACCATACCGTCGCGCGCTTTCGTGTTGGCACGGGCGAGCGTCAAATCTTCAGCCTGCGTCACCAACCCTCGCACCTGCCAGTGCAGCCCGACTGCGATATCGACCAGGCTTTTGCCCAAACGGTCGAGCAATGGCAGGCCTTCGCAGCCCGCTGCCCGCAGGTAGGCCCCTATACCCCGCTGGTGCGCCGCTCGTTGCTCACCCTCAAGGCCATGACCTACGCCCCCACCGGCGGCATCGTCGCCGCCGTCACCACCTCGCTGCCCGAGCGTGTGGGGGGGGAGCGTAACTGGGACTACCGCTTCTGCTGGCTGCGCGACGCCACCATGACCCTGCTGGCGTTCATGAACCTCGGCTACTTCGACGAGGCCCAGGCCTGGCGCGAATGGCTGCTGCGCTCGGTAGCCGGCAACCCCGAACAAATGCAGATCATGTATGGCCTGGCGGGCGAGCGCGACCTGCAGGAATACACCTTGCCATGGCTGGCCGGTTACGAGCATTCGCAACCCGTGCGGGTAGGCAATGCCGCGTCGCAGCAGATGCAGCTGGATATCTATGGCGAACTGGCCGATGCCATGTCCCAGGCGATCAAGGGCGGCTTGCCGCGCCACCCGCGCAGCGCCGCCATCTCCCGCCTGATCATGCCTTACGTCGAACGCATCTGGCGCGAGCCGGACGAAGGCATCTGGGAGGTGCGCGGCGGCCGGCAGCAGTTCGTGCATTCCAAGGTCATGGCCTGGGTCGCCTTCGACCGTGCTGCGGGGTTGGCCGACACCACTGAAGAAGGCCGCGAGCGCGGGGACCATTACCGCCAGGTGGCCGACGAAATCCACCGCGAAGTCTGCGAGCAAGGCCTGGACCCCAGCGGCCAGTTTTTCGTCCAGGCCTATGGCTCGACCGAAATGGACGCCAGCCTGTTACAAATTGCCCTGACCGGCTTCCTGCCGGCGGATGACCCACGCTTTTTACGCACGCTGGAGCAGGTCGAACAGCGCCTGCTGAAGAACGGCCTGCTGATGCGCTACGACAGTGACAGCTGCAGCGACGGCCTGACGCCGGGGGAGGGCACCTTCCTGGTGTGTTCGTTCTGGCTGGCAGACGTTTATGTTTTGCTGGGCCGCCAGGCTGAAGCCGAAGCGCTGTACCAGCACCTGACCGGCCTGAGCAACGACCTCGGCCTGCTGGCCGAGCAATACGACCCGGCCGGCCAGCGCATGCTCGGCAACTTCCCCCAGGCGTTCAGCCATATCGGCATCATCAACACCGCACTCAATCTTCATCGCGCACAGTGCCCGGTGCGTGATCGGGCGAGGTGCGGGTAG
- a CDS encoding VOC family protein, whose translation MGIRGTDRQIDNIEFNVSDIASSKAFYGSVFGWAFTDYGPAYTEFSDGRLTGGFTTGEPVRPGGPLVILYADDLDATQQRLEAAGATISRATFAFPGGRRFHFIDPDGYELAVWTAQA comes from the coding sequence ATGGGCATTCGCGGTACTGACCGGCAGATCGACAATATCGAGTTCAATGTCAGCGACATCGCAAGCAGCAAAGCCTTCTATGGCAGCGTGTTCGGCTGGGCATTCACCGACTATGGGCCTGCCTATACCGAGTTCAGTGACGGCCGGCTGACCGGTGGCTTCACCACCGGCGAGCCAGTCCGCCCCGGTGGGCCATTGGTCATCCTGTATGCCGACGACCTCGATGCCACACAGCAGCGGCTCGAGGCGGCAGGGGCGACAATCAGCCGGGCGACCTTTGCCTTCCCTGGCGGGCGGCGCTTCCATTTCATCGACCCGGATGGTTATGAGCTGGCGGTGTGGACGGCGCAAGCCTGA
- a CDS encoding TetR/AcrR family transcriptional regulator: protein MANHKIEIRRRNIEKILQAAEKVFAEKGYGATSMGDIAEQAELPRSNLHYYFSTKDELFRAVLQDLLDVWKQDALCFENFDDPRVVLTSYIRAKMGHSRSRPLGSKIWAEEMLHGAPVLGVNLDDSLVPWAKLKEAKIRRWVEEGRILPVEPSALLYMIWASTQHYADFGYQVQLLNGGEMLSDMAFESAVQTVTSVILRGIGLEP, encoded by the coding sequence ATGGCCAACCACAAGATCGAAATCCGCCGACGCAATATCGAGAAAATCTTGCAGGCGGCGGAAAAGGTGTTCGCCGAGAAAGGCTACGGCGCCACGTCCATGGGTGATATCGCCGAGCAGGCCGAATTGCCGCGCTCCAACCTGCATTACTACTTCAGCACCAAGGACGAGCTGTTCCGTGCGGTGCTGCAGGACCTGCTGGATGTGTGGAAGCAGGACGCACTGTGCTTCGAGAACTTCGACGACCCGCGCGTGGTGCTGACCAGCTACATCAGGGCCAAGATGGGCCACTCGCGCTCGCGGCCGCTGGGCTCGAAGATCTGGGCCGAAGAGATGCTGCACGGGGCGCCGGTGCTTGGGGTGAACCTGGATGACAGCCTGGTGCCCTGGGCGAAATTGAAGGAAGCCAAGATCCGCCGTTGGGTGGAGGAGGGGCGTATTCTGCCGGTAGAGCCATCGGCGTTGCTGTACATGATCTGGGCGTCTACCCAGCACTATGCCGACTTTGGTTACCAGGTGCAGTTGCTCAACGGCGGCGAGATGCTGTCGGACATGGCGTTCGAGAGTGCGGTGCAAACGGTGACCAGCGTGATCTTGCGGGGGATCGGGCTGGAGCCTTGA
- the preA gene encoding NAD-dependent dihydropyrimidine dehydrogenase subunit PreA, with translation MADLSIVFAGIKAPNPFWLASAPPTDKAYNVVRAFEAGWGGVVWKTLGEDPAAVNVSSRYSAHYGANRLVQGINNIELITDRSLEINLREITQVKKDWPDRALIVSLMVPCVEDSWKFILPLVEATGADGIELNFGCPHGMPERGMGAAVGQVPEYVELVTRWCKTYCSLPVIVKLTPNITDIRQSARAAHRGGADAVSLINTINSITSVDLDRMVAHPIVGDQSTHGGYCGSAVKPIALNMVAEIARDPETRGLPICGIGGIGNWRDAAEFMALGSGAVQVCTAAMLHGFRIVEDMKDGLARWMDQHGHHTVEAFRGQAVGHTTDWKYLDINYKSVAHIDQEACIGCGRCHIACEDTSHQAIASTLKADGTHAYSVIEEECVGCNLCQITCPVEDCIEMQAQDTGKPYLNWTQDPRNPYREAS, from the coding sequence ATGGCCGACTTGTCTATCGTGTTTGCCGGCATCAAGGCACCCAACCCGTTCTGGCTGGCTTCCGCACCGCCAACCGACAAGGCCTACAACGTGGTCCGCGCCTTTGAGGCGGGCTGGGGCGGCGTGGTCTGGAAAACCCTGGGCGAGGACCCGGCGGCGGTCAACGTGTCGTCGCGCTATTCGGCGCACTACGGCGCCAACCGCCTGGTGCAGGGCATCAACAACATCGAGCTGATTACCGACCGTTCGCTGGAAATCAACCTGCGCGAAATCACCCAGGTGAAAAAGGACTGGCCCGACCGCGCATTGATCGTGTCGCTGATGGTGCCGTGCGTCGAGGACTCGTGGAAGTTCATCCTGCCGCTGGTGGAGGCCACCGGTGCCGATGGCATCGAGCTGAACTTCGGCTGCCCGCACGGCATGCCGGAACGGGGCATGGGTGCGGCGGTCGGCCAGGTGCCTGAGTACGTGGAGCTGGTTACCCGCTGGTGCAAGACCTACTGCTCGCTGCCGGTGATCGTGAAGCTTACGCCCAACATCACCGACATCCGTCAGTCGGCCCGCGCCGCCCACCGTGGCGGGGCCGATGCGGTGTCGTTGATCAACACCATCAACTCCATCACCAGCGTCGACCTGGACCGCATGGTCGCCCACCCCATCGTCGGTGACCAGAGCACCCACGGCGGTTATTGCGGCTCGGCAGTGAAGCCGATTGCCCTGAACATGGTGGCGGAAATTGCCCGCGATCCGGAGACACGTGGCTTGCCAATATGCGGCATTGGCGGCATCGGCAACTGGCGTGACGCGGCGGAGTTCATGGCCCTGGGCAGTGGCGCCGTTCAGGTGTGCACGGCGGCGATGCTGCATGGCTTTCGTATTGTCGAGGACATGAAGGACGGCCTGGCGCGCTGGATGGACCAGCATGGTCATCACACTGTCGAGGCGTTCCGTGGGCAGGCGGTGGGGCATACCACCGACTGGAAGTACCTGGACATCAACTACAAATCGGTGGCGCACATCGATCAGGAGGCCTGCATTGGCTGTGGGCGCTGCCACATCGCCTGTGAGGACACCTCGCACCAGGCCATTGCCAGCACCCTGAAGGCAGACGGCACGCATGCCTACAGCGTGATCGAAGAGGAATGCGTGGGCTGCAACCTGTGCCAGATCACCTGCCCGGTCGAAGACTGCATCGAGATGCAGGCGCAGGATACCGGCAAGCCGTACCTGAACTGGACGCAGGACCCGCGTAACCCCTACCGCGAGGCCAGTTGA
- a CDS encoding NAD(P)-dependent oxidoreductase → MIDALNHLPRPRAGADQLAERFSDLAPPLTARQAAVESARCLYCYDAPCVNACPSDIDIPSFIHRISDENLQGAAERILSANILGGSCARVCPTEILCQQACVRNNAQECAPVLIGQLQRYALDNAHFTEHPFKRSPATGKRIAVVGAGPAGLSCAHRLAMHGHDVVVFEACDKAGGLNEYGIARYKLVDDYAQREVEFLLGIGGIEVRHGQRLGGNLSLGELRDQYDAVFLGLGLNAVRQLGLPDEEAPGVLAATEYIRELRQADDLSQLPLADRCLVIGAGNTAIDMAVQMSRLGARDVNLVYRRGHADMGATGHEQDIAKANQVRLHTWARPDAVLLDDAGKVRGMRFARTELADGRLRDTGETFELQADAIFKAIGQRFDDACLVDPVAAQLAREGERIRVDQTLQTSLPGVYAGGDCTALGQDLTVQAVQHGKLAAEAIHAQLMLNVEAA, encoded by the coding sequence GTGATCGACGCCCTGAACCACTTGCCGCGCCCCCGGGCCGGTGCCGACCAGTTGGCCGAGCGCTTCAGCGACCTGGCCCCACCCCTCACCGCCCGCCAGGCCGCCGTCGAAAGCGCGCGCTGCCTGTATTGCTACGACGCCCCCTGCGTCAACGCGTGCCCCAGCGACATCGACATCCCGTCCTTCATCCACCGCATCAGCGACGAAAACCTGCAAGGCGCCGCCGAGCGCATTCTCTCGGCCAACATTCTGGGTGGCAGCTGCGCACGCGTCTGCCCCACCGAAATCCTCTGCCAGCAAGCCTGCGTGCGCAACAATGCGCAGGAATGTGCGCCGGTATTGATCGGCCAGTTGCAGCGCTACGCCCTGGACAACGCCCACTTCACCGAGCACCCGTTCAAGCGCTCACCGGCTACCGGCAAGCGCATCGCCGTGGTCGGCGCCGGCCCCGCCGGGCTGTCCTGCGCCCATCGCCTGGCCATGCACGGGCATGACGTGGTGGTGTTCGAAGCCTGTGACAAGGCCGGCGGCCTCAACGAATACGGCATCGCCCGCTACAAGCTGGTCGACGACTACGCCCAGCGTGAAGTGGAGTTCCTGCTGGGCATTGGCGGCATCGAAGTACGCCATGGCCAGCGCCTGGGCGGCAACCTCAGCCTGGGCGAACTGCGCGATCAGTACGACGCGGTGTTCCTCGGCCTCGGTCTGAACGCCGTGCGCCAGCTGGGCCTGCCCGATGAAGAAGCCCCTGGCGTGCTCGCCGCCACCGAATACATCCGCGAGTTGCGCCAGGCCGATGACCTGAGCCAGCTGCCGCTGGCCGACCGCTGCCTGGTGATCGGTGCTGGTAACACCGCCATCGACATGGCCGTGCAGATGAGCCGCCTGGGGGCCCGCGACGTCAACCTGGTGTACCGCCGTGGCCACGCCGACATGGGCGCCACCGGCCACGAGCAGGACATTGCCAAGGCTAACCAGGTGCGCCTGCACACCTGGGCGCGCCCCGACGCCGTGCTGCTGGATGACGCCGGCAAGGTGCGTGGCATGCGCTTTGCCCGCACCGAACTGGCGGACGGCCGCCTGCGCGACACCGGCGAAACCTTTGAGCTGCAAGCCGATGCCATCTTCAAGGCCATCGGCCAGCGCTTCGACGATGCCTGCCTGGTCGACCCGGTGGCTGCGCAACTGGCTCGCGAGGGTGAGCGCATTCGCGTTGACCAAACCCTGCAGACCAGCCTGCCGGGCGTGTATGCCGGCGGCGACTGCACCGCCCTGGGCCAGGACCTTACCGTTCAGGCCGTGCAGCACGGCAAACTGGCCGCCGAAGCCATCCATGCCCAACTCATGCTCAACGTGGAGGCAGCGTAA